The Episyrphus balteatus chromosome 4, idEpiBalt1.1, whole genome shotgun sequence genome includes a window with the following:
- the LOC129918187 gene encoding formin-1-like, whose amino-acid sequence MGSSSKSCSSSSSTKNKKEESATITKKKPNAKNAALLNSPNQMRAAHLLMQLKNDGFSNILTDQPLNKRAKPSNDVDMDFIEEFNESWKEAKRSAKSPTPIAPATELTLPTKKSPPTRKLTPTPPLPTPPPPTPPPPAPPPPTTPPLQLPPKPAPALLQHQEKSS is encoded by the exons ATGGGGAGCTCCTCGAAATCCTGTAGCAGCTCAAGTagcactaaaaataaaaaagaagaatcaGCAaccataacgaagaaaaaaccTAACGCTAAAAACGCTGCGTTATTAAACAGCCCTAACCAGATGCGTGCAGCACATTTGCTCATGCAACTGAAAAACGATGGATTTTCAAACATCCTAACGGATCAGCCTCTTAACAAAAGGGCTAAACCTAGCAACGATGTCGATATGGATTTCATCGAGGAATTCAACGAAAGTTGGAAGGAGGCGAAAAGAAGCGCCAAATCGCCAACCCCAATTGCCCCAGCAACAGAG CTCACACTACCAACGAAGAAATCGCCACCAACCCGCAAGCTAACACCAACACCGCCACTACCAACACCGCCACCACCAACACCGCCACCACCAGCACCGCCACCACCAACAACGCCACCACTCCAGCTTCCACCGAAACCAGCACCAGCGCTGCTGCAACACCAGGAGAAGTCATCGTAG
- the LOC129918500 gene encoding 2-methoxy-6-polyprenyl-1,4-benzoquinol methylase, mitochondrial codes for MNIPRILFKNTQNSIKINLRNVIIPNFQRTVTNQAQRAPENSTEDGTTHFGYQTVKESEKVEKVHKVFEDVAKSYDIMNDAMSMGIHRIWKDIFMERLGPMRGARLLDMAGGTGDIAFRFLKYIDKQPNPSNRESHVTISDINQHMLDVGKVRADNLGLTQEKLDQISIEWKCANAEELPFDDNTFSAYTIAFGIRNCTHINKVLSEAYRVLKPGGRFMCLEFSHLNNETLQWLYDQYSFQVIPPMGQILAGQWQSYQYLVESIRKFPRQDEFKEMIEKAGFDMVQYENLTFGVVSIHSGFKL; via the exons ATGAATATCCCTcgaattctatttaaaaatacacaaaattcaataaaaatcaatttaagaaaTGTAATTATACCAAACTTTCAACGCACTGTAACAAATCAAGCTCAAAGAGCACCAGAAAACTCCACCGAAGATGGAACTACACATTTTGGTTATCAAACTGTGAAAGAAagtgaaaaagttgaaaaag TACACAAAGTATTTGAGGATGTTGCCAAATCCTATGACATAATGAACGATGCCATGTCCATGGGAATCCATCGTATATGGAAAGATATTTTCATGGAACGATTGGGTCCAATGCGTGGAGCGCGTCTGCTCGATATGGCTGGCGGGACAGGAGACATTGCATTTCGATTTCTGAAATACATAGACAAACAACCGAATCCCAGCAATCGGGAAAGTCATGTCACAATATCAGATATCAATCAACACATGTTGGATGTTGGCAAAGTTCGAGCTGATAACTTGGGGTTGACTCAGGAaaaactcgatcaaatttccaTCGAATGGAAATGCGCTAACGCTGAGGAACTTCCATTTGATGATAATACTTTTTCAGCTTACACAATTGCCTTTGGAATTAGAAATTGTACACATATTAATAAA gTACTATCAGAAGCATATCGAGTTCTTAAGCCAGGTGGAAGATTTATGTGCCTGGAATTCAGTCACCTGAACAACGAAACCCTTCAATGGTTGTATGATCAGTATTCGTTTCAAGTTATACCGCCAATGGGACAGATTTTAGCTGGTCAATGGCAATCGTATCAATATCTTGTAGAGAGTATTCGGAAGTTTCCTCGTCAAGATGAATTTAAGGAGATGATTGAGAAAGCCGGCTTTGATATGGTTCAATATGAGAATTTGACATTTGGGGTTGTTAGTATACATTCGggttttaaattgtaa
- the LOC129918146 gene encoding arylalkylamine N-acetyltransferase 1-like, whose protein sequence is MEYTSIPEDRFDDVIKHLRNNFYVDEPLSNAVGLCKKGEGHKEYEEFNYQNMQNGFNLMAVAPDGEIAGVLLSAVSQPGRLEIVKKKINMSDDEKFKKIFNFIFGQSSKFDLFEKFQVDRIFHLRVLSVDSKYRGKGIGKELVKRSIAQAENCGFKVLKTDTTGAFSQKIMKSCGFETLYKVNYAEYTDELGKPIFIMESPHTNFEILYKQLK, encoded by the exons atgGAATACACAAGTATTCCCGAGGATCGTTTTGATGATGTTATCAAACATTTGCGAAATAACTTTTATGTTGATGAACCCCTAAGCAATGCTGTTGGATTATGTAAAAAAGGCGAAGGCCATAAAGAATATGAAGAATTTAATtatcaaaatatgcaaaatggGTTTAATCTGATGGCGGTTGCTCCAGATGGTGAG ATTGCTGGAGTTTTATTAAGTGCTGTTAGCCAGCCTGGTAGATTGGAAATagttaaaaagaaaatcaacATGAGCGacgatgaaaaatttaagaaaattttcaatttcatttttggcCAAAGCTCAAAGtttgatttatttgaaaaattccaaGTCGATAGAATATTTCATTTGCGAGTTTTATCTGTGGATTCAAAATACCGTGGAAAAGGTATTGGTAAAGAGTTGGTCAAACGTAGCATTGCCCAAGCTGAAAATTGTGGATTCAAA GTCCTGAAAACCGATACAACTGGAGCTTTCTCgcagaaaataatgaaatccTGTGGTTTTGAAACACTTTACAAAGTTAACTACGCCGAATACACTGATGAACTTGGAAAGCCTATTTTTATAATGGAGTCACCGCATACAAACTTCGAAATTCtttataaacaattaaaatga